A part of Neovison vison isolate M4711 chromosome 6, ASM_NN_V1, whole genome shotgun sequence genomic DNA contains:
- the RSPH1 gene encoding radial spoke head 1 homolog produces the protein MSDLGSEELEEEGENDLGEYEGERNEAGERHGHGKARLPNGDTYEGNYEHGKRHGQGVYKFKNGARYMGEYVQNKKHGHGTFIYPDGSRYEGEWADDQRHGYGVYYYVNNDTYTGEWFAHQRHGQGTYFYAETGSKYIGTWVNGQQEGAAELIHLNHRYQGKFFNKNPVGPGKYVFDIGCEQHGEYRLTDVERGEEEEEEETAMMTVVPRWKATNITELALWTPTLPEEQPPADGPGAEEALETEGGGEPSEEGQALADGSEGETDSMRPGEDDGEGSREEGREDFRYDTIDQGIVSFEEEENKQSEPPE, from the exons ATGTCGGACTTGGGCTCGGAGGagttggaggaggagggagagaatgacCTTGGG GAGTACGAGGGGGAGCGCAATGAGGCAGGTGAACGGCATGGACACGGGAAAGCAAGACTGCCCAATGGGGACACGTATGAAGGCAACTACGAACACGGGAAAAGACATGGCCAG GGTGTCTACAAGTTTAAAAATGGTGCTCGGTACATGGGAGAATAcgttcaaaataaaaagcatggtCACGGCACTTTCATATACCCAGATGGCTCAAGATATGAAG GGGAGTGGGCGGATGACCAAAGGCACGGTTACGGCGTCTACTACTACGTCAATAATGACACCTACACTGGGGAGTGGTTTGCTCACCAAAG GCACGGGCAAGGCACCTATTTCTACGCAGAGACGGGTAGTAAGTACATAGGTACCTGGGTGAACGGACAGCAAGAGGGTGCGGCCGAACTCATTCACCTGAACCACAGGTACCAGGGCAAGTTCTTCAACAAAAAC CCTGTCGGCCCTGGGAAGTACGTGTTTGATATCGGATGTGAGCAGCACGGGGAGTACCGTTTGACAGACGTG gaaagaggagaagaggaggaggaggaggagacggcCATGATGACCGTGGTTCCCAGGTGGAAAGCCACCAACATCACAGAGCTGGCTCTGTGGACACCGACCCTTCCCGAGGAGCAGCCCCCTGCGGACGGGCCTGGTGCAGAAGAGGCTCTGGAAACCGAAG GCGGCGGGGAGCCCTCGGAGGAGGGCCAGGCTCTGGCCGATGGTTCCGAGGGGGAGACCGACTCCATGAGGCCTGGGGAGGACGATGGAGAAGGCAGCCGGGAGGAGGGCCGAGAGGACTTTCGCTATGACACCATCGACCAGG GAATTGTTagttttgaagaagaagaaaataaacagtcAGAGCCACCGGAGTGA